From one Mycolicibacterium sp. HK-90 genomic stretch:
- the usfY gene encoding protein UsfY encodes MKGPEDPVDHTRTTRPHAGETMKDNRNMPALALIGVGVVLFVACLFAFATGNAGVGVLLAILAAVGILGGGLWLAIAHLRVRKLEERWYAEHPDVIRQTPNS; translated from the coding sequence ATGAAGGGACCTGAGGATCCTGTCGACCACACCAGGACCACCCGGCCACATGCCGGCGAGACCATGAAGGACAACCGCAACATGCCCGCCCTGGCCTTGATCGGCGTGGGCGTGGTGTTGTTCGTGGCCTGCCTGTTCGCGTTCGCCACGGGTAACGCGGGCGTCGGGGTGTTGCTCGCCATTCTGGCGGCCGTCGGGATACTGGGCGGGGGACTGTGGCTGGCCATCGCGCACCTGCGGGTGCGCAAACTCGAAGAACGTTGGTATGCAGAACATCCCGACGTGATCAGGCAAACGCCCAACAGCTGA
- a CDS encoding flavodoxin family protein, translating into MTAPTLTALALVCSLKRTPAKSSSELIADQVRENLHVLGVGTESLRCADFVIEPGVEVDMGGDDQWPEIRRKVLDADILLMSTPVWLGHPSSIAQRVLERLDAELSNTDDAGRPIVAGKVALVSVVGNEDGAHKTVADIFQALNDIGYTIPAQGCTYWNGEAMHGTDYQDLDAVPDPVAEATAAAARNAAHLAGLLKVGQYPRYE; encoded by the coding sequence ATGACCGCTCCGACCCTGACGGCGCTGGCGCTGGTCTGCAGTCTGAAACGCACGCCGGCCAAGTCCAGCAGCGAGTTGATCGCCGACCAGGTCCGCGAGAATCTCCATGTGCTCGGCGTCGGCACCGAGTCGCTGCGGTGCGCTGATTTCGTCATCGAACCCGGCGTCGAGGTCGACATGGGCGGAGACGACCAGTGGCCCGAGATCCGGAGAAAAGTTCTCGACGCCGACATCCTGCTGATGTCGACGCCGGTATGGCTCGGTCACCCATCGAGCATCGCGCAACGAGTGCTGGAGCGGCTCGACGCCGAGCTGTCGAACACCGACGACGCCGGTCGCCCGATAGTGGCCGGCAAGGTGGCGCTGGTTTCGGTGGTCGGTAACGAGGACGGTGCGCACAAGACGGTCGCCGATATCTTCCAGGCGCTCAACGACATCGGCTACACCATTCCGGCCCAAGGGTGCACGTATTGGAACGGTGAGGCCATGCACGGCACCGATTATCAGGACCTGGATGCGGTGCCGGATCCGGTCGCCGAGGCCACCGCCGCGGCGGCCCGCAATGCGGCGCACCTGGCCGGGCTGCTCAAGGTCGGTCAATACCCGCGTTACGAGTGA
- a CDS encoding DUF4383 domain-containing protein, translating to MGTPNPRSPGRLVQWTPLQVSAMVVASLFLIVGVLGFIPGITSNYDELTWAGHHSGAMLLGLFNVSVLHNLVHLAFGAVGLLMARQFGSARAFLIGGGLIYGVLWLYGLVIDRESPANFIPVNTADNWLHFALGVLMVALGLLLGKTATASHGAGTGAPGTIE from the coding sequence ATGGGCACACCGAATCCACGAAGCCCCGGCCGCCTCGTGCAGTGGACGCCGCTACAGGTCAGCGCCATGGTCGTCGCGAGTCTGTTCCTGATCGTCGGCGTCTTGGGCTTCATCCCCGGCATCACCAGCAATTATGACGAGCTGACCTGGGCCGGACACCATTCCGGTGCCATGTTGCTCGGCCTGTTCAACGTGTCGGTGCTCCACAACCTGGTGCACCTGGCGTTCGGCGCGGTCGGTCTGCTGATGGCCCGCCAGTTCGGCTCGGCTCGGGCCTTCCTGATCGGCGGTGGTCTGATCTACGGTGTCCTGTGGCTCTATGGGCTGGTGATCGACCGGGAGAGCCCGGCCAACTTCATCCCGGTGAACACCGCGGACAACTGGCTCCATTTCGCCCTGGGCGTGCTCATGGTCGCGCTGGGTCTGTTGTTGGGCAAGACGGCGACTGCCTCGCACGGCGCAGGCACCGGCGCGCCCGGCACCATCGAGTAG
- a CDS encoding NRAMP family divalent metal transporter translates to MKKFFAVALGILTAIGGFLDIGDLVTNAVVGSRFGLALAWVVVVGVIGICLFAQMAGRVAAVSGRATFEIIRERLGPRTAAANLTASFLINLMTLTAEIGGVALALQLATDVGRMMWIPVAAVAVWLVIWRVKFSVMENTAGLAGLCLIVFAVAVFALQPDWGGLAHQAAQPVIPETESSATYWYYAIALFGAAMTPYEVFFFSSGAVEEHWKTKDLGVSRLNVLIGFPLGGFLSVAIAACATLVLLPGQIEVTSLSHVVMPAAEAGGKLALAFAIVGIVAATFGAALETTLSSGYTLAQFFGWPWGKFRRPAEASRFHVAMFVSIVVGAAILFTGIDPVMVTEYSVVFSAIALPLTYLPILIVANDPEYMGDKTNGRVLNLFSSVYLVIILAASLAAIPLMIVTGAGQ, encoded by the coding sequence ATGAAGAAGTTCTTCGCGGTAGCACTGGGGATCCTGACCGCCATAGGCGGATTCCTCGACATCGGTGATCTCGTCACCAATGCCGTCGTCGGCTCCCGGTTCGGTTTGGCGCTGGCCTGGGTGGTGGTGGTCGGCGTGATCGGCATCTGCCTGTTCGCCCAGATGGCAGGACGGGTGGCGGCCGTCAGCGGTCGCGCCACCTTCGAGATCATCCGGGAACGGTTGGGACCGCGCACGGCGGCGGCAAACCTGACTGCCTCGTTTCTGATCAACCTGATGACGCTGACCGCCGAGATCGGTGGTGTGGCACTTGCTCTGCAACTGGCCACCGACGTCGGCCGGATGATGTGGATCCCCGTGGCGGCGGTCGCGGTGTGGCTGGTGATCTGGCGGGTCAAGTTCTCGGTCATGGAGAACACCGCCGGGCTCGCGGGGCTGTGCCTGATCGTGTTCGCCGTCGCAGTCTTTGCGCTGCAACCAGATTGGGGCGGACTGGCCCATCAGGCCGCGCAGCCGGTGATACCGGAGACCGAATCGTCGGCGACCTACTGGTACTACGCGATCGCCCTGTTCGGCGCCGCCATGACCCCGTACGAGGTGTTCTTCTTCTCCTCTGGTGCCGTGGAAGAGCACTGGAAGACAAAAGATCTCGGTGTGTCGCGACTCAACGTGCTGATCGGCTTCCCGCTCGGCGGCTTCCTGTCGGTCGCCATCGCGGCGTGCGCGACGCTGGTCCTGCTCCCCGGCCAGATCGAGGTGACATCGCTGTCACACGTGGTGATGCCCGCCGCCGAGGCCGGCGGCAAGCTGGCCCTGGCGTTCGCGATCGTCGGCATCGTGGCGGCCACCTTCGGTGCGGCGCTGGAGACCACGCTGTCCAGTGGCTACACCCTGGCCCAGTTCTTCGGGTGGCCATGGGGAAAGTTCCGGCGCCCGGCCGAGGCATCGCGCTTCCACGTGGCGATGTTCGTGAGCATCGTCGTCGGCGCCGCCATCCTGTTCACCGGCATCGACCCGGTGATGGTGACGGAGTACTCGGTGGTGTTCTCCGCCATCGCCCTACCCCTCACCTACCTGCCGATCCTCATCGTGGCCAACGATCCGGAATACATGGGAGACAAGACGAACGGAAGGGTGCTCAACCTGTTCAGTTCGGTGTACCTGGTGATCATCCTGGCTGCCTCACTGGCAGCCATACCGCTCATGATCGTGACCGGGGCAGGCCAATGA
- a CDS encoding HemK2/MTQ2 family protein methyltransferase, which yields MAVETIAVGAEGVYRPQHDSWLLIDALVRSEVVAGRQVVDLCAGSGVVAVAAAHLGASSVLALDISPNAVRCTQANAIAAQVEVEARLGSWVQALERDPFDIVVCNPPYVPVGPDTEAGSIPSAGPMASWDGGPDGRLVLDPLCASAGTLLADGGCLFLVQSEFADIERSLTMLRDGGLDAGICAGQRIPFGPVLRSQAGWLRHAGLLEAGRTDEEIVVIRADRR from the coding sequence ATGGCTGTCGAGACCATTGCCGTTGGTGCCGAGGGTGTCTACCGGCCGCAGCACGATTCGTGGCTGCTGATCGACGCACTTGTGCGCAGCGAGGTGGTGGCCGGGCGCCAGGTGGTCGACCTGTGTGCCGGCAGTGGCGTCGTCGCCGTCGCCGCTGCCCATTTGGGCGCGAGTTCGGTGCTGGCGCTGGATATTTCACCCAATGCCGTGCGCTGCACGCAAGCCAACGCGATCGCCGCGCAGGTGGAGGTCGAGGCCAGGCTCGGTTCCTGGGTGCAAGCGCTCGAACGTGATCCGTTCGACATCGTGGTCTGCAACCCGCCCTACGTCCCGGTCGGACCGGACACCGAGGCCGGCTCGATCCCGTCGGCCGGTCCGATGGCCTCATGGGACGGTGGGCCGGACGGCCGACTGGTCCTCGACCCGCTGTGCGCGTCGGCCGGCACCCTCCTGGCCGACGGGGGCTGCCTTTTCCTCGTGCAGTCCGAGTTCGCCGACATCGAGCGATCGCTGACGATGCTGCGCGACGGGGGCCTCGATGCAGGCATCTGCGCCGGCCAACGGATTCCGTTCGGCCCGGTGCTGCGCTCGCAGGCTGGTTGGCTGCGGCACGCCGGGCTGCTGGAGGCCGGCCGGACCGACGAGGAGATCGTGGTCATCCGGGCGGACCGGCGATGA
- a CDS encoding CDGSH iron-sulfur domain-containing protein — protein MTEQRAVRVVENGPILIEGPVRIELPDGTIVESDRFMVAICTCRRSKTYPLCDTSHRRSRKRSA, from the coding sequence ATGACCGAGCAGCGGGCGGTCCGGGTGGTCGAGAACGGGCCGATCCTGATCGAGGGTCCGGTCCGGATCGAGCTTCCCGACGGGACCATCGTGGAATCGGACCGGTTCATGGTGGCGATCTGCACGTGCCGTCGGTCCAAGACGTACCCGTTGTGCGACACCAGTCACCGACGGTCACGGAAGCGGTCGGCATAG
- a CDS encoding CsbD family protein → MTEKNSGPEEAIKGVVEDVKGKAKEAVGTVTGRDDLVREGKAQQDKADAQQDAAKKEAEAESARAGAKAAEQREQAHQRP, encoded by the coding sequence ATGACCGAGAAGAACTCAGGACCTGAAGAAGCCATCAAGGGCGTCGTCGAGGACGTCAAGGGCAAAGCCAAGGAAGCCGTCGGCACCGTGACCGGCCGCGACGATCTCGTACGCGAGGGCAAAGCCCAGCAGGACAAGGCCGACGCCCAGCAGGACGCCGCCAAGAAGGAGGCCGAAGCCGAATCGGCCCGGGCGGGAGCCAAGGCCGCTGAGCAGCGTGAGCAGGCGCACCAGCGACCGTAG
- a CDS encoding iron-containing redox enzyme family protein, which translates to MTAVPPITQPGLPHAQGPISAAVIERLGDRAPHNHLEPVWVPLRDADPLGLDVQLALYICYELHYRGFAGVDQDWEWNAGLLHLRSQFERIFLAAVRRDVGPIDPDDTAEREMARLSVDPVDGTGPSHHLRDEGTWPQMQEYFVHRSLYHLKEGDPHAWLIPRLGGQAKASFVAVEFDEYGAGRAAQVHQQLFADLMSAAGLDNSYLGYLGNVPAETLAMVNLMSMFGLHRRLRGAAAGHFAATEITSSPGSQRMVTALQRLGAPEACVRFYREHVEADAVHEQVVRHDVVGDLIRREPDLEPDLVFGMRAFCAMEDRLADHLMECWLSQQSSLCRPLP; encoded by the coding sequence ATGACCGCCGTCCCACCCATCACCCAGCCAGGGCTCCCGCACGCACAGGGGCCCATCTCGGCGGCGGTCATCGAGCGGCTCGGTGACCGCGCCCCGCACAACCATCTGGAACCCGTCTGGGTGCCGCTGCGCGATGCCGACCCGCTCGGCCTGGATGTCCAACTCGCCCTGTACATCTGCTACGAACTGCACTACCGCGGATTCGCCGGGGTCGATCAGGACTGGGAATGGAACGCGGGCCTGCTGCATCTGCGTTCACAGTTCGAACGGATCTTTCTGGCCGCGGTCCGCCGCGACGTGGGCCCCATCGACCCGGATGACACCGCGGAGCGCGAGATGGCGCGACTATCGGTCGATCCGGTCGACGGGACCGGCCCGTCCCACCACCTGCGGGACGAGGGCACCTGGCCCCAGATGCAGGAGTACTTCGTCCACCGCTCGCTCTACCACCTCAAGGAAGGCGATCCCCACGCCTGGCTGATTCCCCGGCTGGGCGGTCAGGCGAAAGCCTCGTTCGTGGCGGTCGAGTTCGACGAGTACGGGGCCGGGCGGGCGGCTCAGGTCCACCAGCAGCTCTTCGCCGATCTGATGTCGGCAGCCGGCCTGGACAACAGCTATCTGGGCTACCTCGGCAACGTGCCGGCCGAGACCCTGGCGATGGTGAACCTGATGTCGATGTTCGGCCTGCACCGCCGGCTGCGCGGGGCGGCGGCGGGTCACTTCGCGGCCACCGAGATCACCTCTTCCCCGGGCTCTCAACGCATGGTGACCGCATTGCAGCGGCTGGGGGCACCCGAGGCCTGTGTCCGGTTCTACCGTGAGCATGTCGAGGCCGACGCGGTGCACGAACAGGTGGTGCGCCACGACGTGGTCGGTGATCTGATCAGGCGCGAGCCGGACCTGGAACCCGATCTGGTGTTCGGGATGCGGGCGTTCTGCGCGATGGAGGACAGGTTGGCCGATCACCTGATGGAATGCTGGCTGAGCCAACAGAGTTCGCTATGCCGACCGCTTCCGTGA